A genome region from Nocardia sp. NBC_00565 includes the following:
- a CDS encoding cytochrome P450 family protein yields the protein MEHEPIVLDLTGADIQGENTRIRERGPVTLVALPGGVPAWSVTDAAVLKSLLADPRVSKDARQHWTSFINGEVTEEWPLHPWVAVENMFTAYGSDHRRLRRLVSPAFTHRRTTALRPRIEAITKGLLDALATTPTGESADLREGFAYPVPIEIITEMMGVPEHLGPGLRTCVDGFFDTSFGPEEAQANYLEMYRLVSELVAYRRETPGDDVTSVLIATRDEDDGSQLSEKELVDTLMLVINAGHETTVNLLDQAIFALLTHPQQRADLVEGRVPWSDLVEETLRYEAPVAHLPLRYAVDDIDIGEIRIPKGEAILASYAAAGRDPNLHGATAAEFDVHRANKEHLSFGHGAHHCIGAPLARLEATIALPAIFERFPDMRLAVDPAELAPVGSFVSNGHRTLPVYL from the coding sequence ATGGAGCATGAACCGATAGTCCTGGACCTGACCGGCGCCGATATCCAAGGCGAGAACACGCGGATCCGGGAGCGCGGGCCGGTCACCCTGGTGGCCCTGCCCGGTGGCGTGCCCGCGTGGTCGGTGACCGATGCCGCCGTGCTCAAGAGCCTGCTGGCCGATCCGCGGGTGTCGAAGGACGCTCGGCAGCACTGGACCTCGTTCATCAATGGTGAGGTCACCGAGGAGTGGCCGCTGCATCCCTGGGTCGCGGTGGAGAATATGTTCACCGCGTACGGCAGCGACCACCGCCGCCTGCGCAGGCTGGTCTCGCCCGCGTTCACCCACCGTCGTACCACCGCGCTGCGCCCGCGTATCGAGGCCATCACCAAGGGTCTGCTGGATGCGCTCGCGACCACGCCGACGGGCGAATCGGCGGACCTGCGTGAGGGATTCGCCTATCCGGTGCCGATCGAGATCATCACCGAAATGATGGGCGTGCCGGAGCATCTCGGTCCCGGTCTGCGCACCTGCGTCGACGGGTTCTTCGACACTTCGTTCGGGCCCGAGGAGGCGCAGGCCAACTACCTCGAGATGTACCGTCTCGTCAGCGAACTCGTGGCCTACCGGCGCGAGACGCCCGGTGACGACGTCACCAGCGTGCTGATCGCGACCCGCGATGAGGACGACGGCTCGCAGCTGTCGGAGAAGGAACTCGTCGACACACTGATGCTGGTCATCAACGCCGGACACGAGACTACCGTCAACCTGCTCGACCAGGCGATCTTCGCGCTGCTCACACATCCACAGCAGCGCGCCGATCTGGTCGAGGGCCGGGTGCCCTGGTCGGATCTGGTGGAGGAGACCCTGCGCTACGAGGCTCCGGTCGCACATCTGCCGCTGCGCTACGCGGTTGACGATATCGATATCGGCGAAATCCGAATCCCCAAGGGCGAGGCCATTCTTGCCTCCTATGCCGCCGCAGGCCGCGACCCGAACCTGCACGGTGCCACCGCCGCCGAGTTCGACGTGCACCGCGCGAACAAGGAACACCTGTCCTTCGGCCACGGCGCGCACCACTGCATCGGCGCCCCGCTGGCCCGCCTCGAGGCGACGATCGCGCTCCCGGCCATCTTCGAGCGTTTCCCCGATATGCGCTTGGCCGTGGATCCCGCCGAACTGGCACCGGTCGGCAGCTTCGTCTCCAACGGCCACCGAACCCTGCCGGTGTATCTGTAA
- a CDS encoding cytochrome P450 — MTTPQSGTRAGVCPVQHGSPTNPGEPRLSLHTPEFAADPHRAYRNARSQYGSLVPMELAPGVPATLVVGYQTALRILNDPDHFPADPRTWEQTIPDDAPVKPMMMWYPNALRNAGAAHARYRQAYTASIDGIDLHALHSTVEKIAIPVINSFCETGSADLITQYALPVVFEVLNQMVGCSAELGQRVATGMAMLFDTIEAAAGMAMLSEALMELVQLRRADPGDDVTSRMAHHPANLDDTEMLSQLISFYGAGIEPQQNLIINTLLLMLTDDRFGGDVLGGSLSTRDALDEVLFNDPPMANFGISYPRQPILIDNTWLPAHQPVVVSLAGCNNDPAIRGGDRTGNRSHLAWSAGPHACPAKSVAYLVVQDAIDQLLDALPEMELAVPAEQLTWRPGPFHRALSALPVVFPKSPPLPVF; from the coding sequence TTGACCACGCCACAGTCCGGCACCCGCGCCGGAGTCTGCCCCGTACAGCACGGTTCACCCACCAATCCCGGTGAGCCCCGACTGTCGTTGCACACTCCCGAGTTCGCCGCGGATCCGCATCGCGCATACCGCAATGCGCGCAGTCAGTACGGTTCCCTGGTGCCGATGGAGTTGGCGCCCGGGGTGCCCGCCACGCTGGTGGTCGGGTACCAGACCGCGCTGCGAATCCTCAACGACCCGGACCACTTTCCGGCCGATCCGCGGACCTGGGAACAGACGATTCCCGATGACGCGCCCGTCAAGCCGATGATGATGTGGTATCCGAACGCGCTACGCAACGCCGGTGCGGCGCATGCCCGTTACCGGCAGGCCTACACGGCGAGTATCGACGGAATCGATCTGCACGCACTGCATTCGACGGTCGAGAAGATCGCGATTCCGGTGATCAACAGCTTCTGCGAGACCGGCTCGGCCGACCTGATCACGCAATACGCGCTGCCGGTCGTATTCGAGGTGCTCAACCAGATGGTCGGCTGCTCAGCGGAATTGGGGCAGCGGGTCGCGACCGGCATGGCGATGCTCTTCGATACGATCGAGGCCGCGGCGGGCATGGCGATGCTCAGCGAAGCGCTGATGGAACTGGTGCAGCTGCGCCGCGCGGACCCCGGCGACGACGTCACCTCCCGCATGGCACATCACCCGGCCAACCTCGACGACACCGAGATGCTCAGCCAGCTGATCAGCTTCTACGGCGCGGGCATCGAACCGCAGCAGAACCTGATCATCAACACCCTGCTGCTGATGCTCACCGATGACCGCTTCGGTGGCGATGTCCTCGGCGGCAGTCTGTCCACCCGCGACGCGCTCGACGAGGTGTTGTTCAACGACCCGCCGATGGCGAATTTCGGCATCTCCTACCCACGCCAGCCGATCCTGATCGATAACACCTGGTTGCCCGCCCATCAGCCGGTCGTGGTCAGCCTCGCCGGCTGCAACAACGACCCGGCGATCCGCGGCGGCGACCGCACCGGTAACCGCTCGCATCTGGCATGGAGCGCCGGACCGCACGCCTGCCCCGCCAAGTCGGTGGCCTACCTCGTCGTGCAGGACGCCATCGATCAGCTGCTCGACGCACTCCCCGAGATGGAACTTGCCGTGCCCGCGGAGCAATTGACCTGGCGGCCCGGCCCGTTCCACCGGGCCTTGTCGGCACTGCCGGTCGTCTTCCCCAAGTCCCCTCCGTTGCCCGTGTTCTAA
- the glpK gene encoding glycerol kinase GlpK, translating to MSNTRELVRITTAARCDLRRSDLHERWTVLAADGESPPQPFGIVEREVCPVQQSGRNVGFSGRTRGRTVDGGSTVNFGQYVGAIDQGTTSTRFMVFDHGGNEIARHQLEHEQILPRAGWVEHNPTEIWERTRSVIESTLNKADLVARDLAAVGVTNQRETTVVWNRRTGRPYCNAIVWQDTRTDKIAAELERAGHGEIIRRKAGLPPTTYFSGGKLQWILDNVPGVAADAETGEAIFGTTDTWLLWHLTGGVDGGVHVTDPTNASRTMLMDLETCDWDAELLSLFGIPRAMLPAIAPSSNPDLFGKTRADGPFGGEVPLAGVLGDQQAATVGQVCFRPGEAKNTYGTGNFLLLNTGTDIVRSQHGLLTTVAYQLGDEKPVYALEGSIAVTGSAVQWLRDQLGVISGAAQSESLARQAEDNGGVYFVPAFSGLFAPYWRSDARGVIVGLSRYSTNAHLARATLESICYQTRDVVEAMEADSGVRLDTLRVDGGVTANELCMQLQADFLDVPVSRPVVAETTALGAAYAAGLAVGFWRDTDELVQNWHEDKRWTPTWTEEQRERGYARWKKAVSHTLDWIDVD from the coding sequence ATGTCGAACACACGGGAGCTAGTGCGCATCACCACCGCTGCCCGATGTGACCTGCGCCGTAGCGATCTCCACGAGCGCTGGACAGTACTGGCGGCCGATGGCGAATCACCACCACAACCGTTCGGCATTGTCGAACGCGAGGTATGTCCGGTTCAGCAGTCCGGCCGTAACGTCGGCTTCAGCGGCCGCACCCGCGGCAGGACAGTAGACGGAGGCTCAACGGTGAACTTCGGCCAGTACGTCGGCGCCATCGATCAGGGCACCACGAGCACGCGCTTCATGGTGTTCGACCACGGCGGTAACGAGATCGCCCGCCATCAGCTCGAACACGAGCAGATTCTGCCGCGCGCGGGCTGGGTGGAGCACAATCCGACCGAGATCTGGGAGCGCACCCGCTCCGTCATCGAATCCACCCTCAACAAGGCCGATCTCGTCGCGCGCGACTTGGCCGCGGTCGGCGTCACCAATCAGCGCGAAACCACCGTGGTGTGGAACCGCCGGACCGGGCGGCCGTACTGCAACGCGATCGTCTGGCAGGACACCCGCACCGACAAGATCGCCGCCGAGCTGGAACGCGCCGGGCACGGTGAAATAATTCGTCGCAAGGCCGGTTTGCCGCCCACCACCTACTTCTCCGGCGGCAAGCTGCAGTGGATCCTGGACAACGTTCCCGGCGTCGCCGCCGATGCCGAGACCGGCGAGGCGATCTTCGGCACCACCGACACCTGGCTGCTGTGGCATCTCACCGGCGGCGTCGACGGCGGCGTGCACGTCACCGATCCGACCAATGCCAGCCGCACCATGCTGATGGATCTGGAGACCTGCGACTGGGACGCAGAACTGTTATCCCTCTTCGGAATTCCGCGCGCGATGCTGCCGGCCATCGCACCCTCGTCGAATCCGGACCTGTTCGGCAAGACCCGGGCCGACGGCCCCTTCGGCGGCGAGGTGCCCCTCGCCGGTGTGCTCGGCGATCAGCAGGCGGCCACCGTCGGCCAGGTGTGCTTCCGTCCGGGCGAGGCCAAGAACACCTACGGCACCGGAAACTTCCTGCTGCTCAACACCGGAACCGATATCGTGCGCTCGCAGCATGGGCTGCTCACCACCGTCGCCTACCAACTCGGCGACGAGAAGCCGGTGTACGCGCTGGAGGGTTCGATCGCGGTGACCGGATCGGCGGTGCAGTGGCTGCGCGACCAGCTCGGCGTCATTTCCGGTGCGGCGCAAAGCGAATCGCTGGCCAGGCAGGCCGAGGACAACGGCGGGGTGTACTTCGTGCCCGCGTTCTCGGGACTGTTCGCGCCGTACTGGCGTTCGGATGCGCGCGGCGTCATCGTCGGCCTGTCCCGCTACAGCACCAACGCCCACCTCGCGCGGGCGACGCTGGAGTCGATCTGCTATCAGACCCGCGATGTGGTCGAGGCCATGGAGGCCGATTCCGGTGTGCGCCTGGACACTTTGCGGGTGGACGGTGGCGTCACCGCCAACGAACTGTGCATGCAGTTGCAGGCCGACTTCCTCGACGTGCCGGTATCGCGACCGGTGGTCGCGGAGACCACCGCACTCGGCGCCGCCTACGCGGCCGGTCTCGCGGTCGGATTCTGGCGCGACACCGACGAACTCGTGCAGAACTGGCACGAGGACAAACGCTGGACGCCCACCTGGACCGAGGAACAGCGCGAGCGCGGTTACGCCCGTTGGAAGAAGGCCGTCTCGCACACCCTCGACTGGATCGACGTCGACTGA
- the glpD gene encoding glycerol-3-phosphate dehydrogenase, with amino-acid sequence MSARLDPIYRANALNALGDNEIDVLVIGGGVVGAGAALDAAARGLTVTLVEARDFAAGTSSRSSKLIHGGLRYLEQLDFWLVREALKERGLLLHRLAPHLVRPVSFLLPLRHRVWERAYIGAGVALYDTIGGARALPMHRHLSHTRAMALAPALRDDAMVGAIRYFDAQVDDARHTMTIARTAAQHGATVLTRTKVTGLLRDGERVIGAHVTDLETGREYTVRARRVISATGVWTDEMNKMTGVEFPFHVRMSKGVHILVPRERLDLDTGLIMRTEKSVLFVIPWDRHWIIGTTDTDWSLDKNHPVASDADVQYILDHLNAVLREPLTRNDIVGTYAGLRPLLSGTSSDTATLSREHAVAEPVPGLFVIAGGKYTTYRVMAADVVDAAVKGLGRAAAPSVTEHLPLLGAVGYQELAADLDSVAQRAGLPAATVEHLLGRYGCAVSDIFELIAAEPELAEPLPGAAEYLAAEAVYAVTHEGALHLDDVLTRRTRISIEAQDRGLLAAPEVAMLIGSRLGWDAADTDREITRYRERVEAELAANKAADDESANAARLVAVA; translated from the coding sequence GTGTCCGCACGTTTGGACCCGATCTACCGCGCCAATGCGCTGAACGCACTGGGCGACAATGAAATCGACGTACTCGTGATCGGCGGCGGCGTAGTCGGCGCCGGCGCCGCCCTCGATGCCGCCGCCCGCGGCCTGACCGTCACGCTGGTCGAGGCCAGGGACTTCGCGGCGGGCACCTCGAGCCGTTCGAGCAAGCTCATCCACGGCGGCCTGCGCTATCTGGAGCAGCTCGACTTCTGGCTGGTGCGTGAGGCTTTGAAGGAACGCGGCCTGCTGCTGCACCGGCTCGCCCCGCACCTGGTGCGCCCGGTGTCGTTCCTGCTGCCGCTGCGGCACCGGGTGTGGGAGCGCGCCTACATCGGCGCGGGCGTCGCGCTGTACGACACCATCGGCGGAGCCAGGGCGCTGCCCATGCACCGGCACCTGTCCCACACGCGTGCGATGGCTTTGGCGCCCGCACTGCGCGATGACGCGATGGTCGGCGCGATCCGCTACTTCGACGCGCAGGTCGACGACGCGCGCCACACCATGACCATCGCCCGCACCGCGGCCCAGCACGGCGCGACCGTGCTCACCCGTACCAAGGTCACCGGGCTGCTGCGCGACGGCGAGCGGGTCATCGGCGCGCACGTCACCGATCTGGAGACCGGCCGCGAGTACACCGTGCGCGCCCGCCGGGTGATCAGCGCGACCGGCGTCTGGACCGATGAGATGAACAAGATGACCGGCGTGGAATTCCCGTTCCACGTGCGCATGTCGAAGGGCGTGCACATTCTGGTCCCGCGCGAGCGGCTGGATCTGGACACCGGCCTGATCATGCGCACCGAGAAGAGCGTGCTGTTCGTGATCCCGTGGGACCGGCACTGGATCATCGGCACCACCGACACCGACTGGTCGCTGGACAAGAATCATCCGGTCGCCAGCGATGCCGACGTGCAGTACATCCTCGATCACCTGAACGCGGTGCTGCGAGAGCCGTTGACCCGCAACGACATTGTCGGCACCTACGCGGGCCTGCGGCCGCTGCTGTCGGGCACGTCCAGTGATACCGCGACGCTCTCGCGCGAACACGCTGTCGCGGAACCGGTTCCGGGTCTGTTCGTGATCGCGGGCGGCAAGTACACCACCTACCGCGTGATGGCCGCCGATGTCGTCGACGCGGCCGTCAAGGGTCTGGGCCGTGCGGCCGCACCGTCGGTGACCGAACATCTGCCGCTGCTCGGTGCCGTCGGTTACCAGGAACTGGCGGCCGACCTGGACAGCGTCGCGCAAAGGGCCGGGCTGCCCGCGGCGACCGTCGAACATCTGCTCGGCCGCTACGGTTGCGCGGTCTCCGATATCTTCGAGCTCATCGCCGCCGAGCCCGAGCTGGCCGAGCCGCTCCCCGGCGCCGCGGAATACCTCGCCGCGGAGGCCGTGTACGCGGTAACCCATGAGGGCGCACTGCATCTCGACGATGTCCTCACCCGTCGCACGCGCATCTCCATCGAGGCTCAGGATCGCGGCCTGCTCGCGGCGCCCGAAGTGGCCATGCTGATCGGGTCGCGCCTCGGCTGGGACGCCGCCGACACAGACCGCGAAATCACCCGCTACCGCGAGCGTGTCGAGGCCGAACTGGCCGCCAACAAGGCCGCCGACGACGAGTCGGCGAATGCGGCGCGACTGGTCGCCGTCGCCTGA
- a CDS encoding IclR family transcriptional regulator has product MPGPIQSIERAAAVLRLLARGSGRLGVGEIAGALDLAKPTAHGILRTLQGVGFVEQDQASGKYQLGAAILHLGTSYLDNNELRSRAINWADALAARTGASVRIGAAADGNVVVVHHVFRPDNTEQALEVGELLPPHATALGKVLLAYDAELANVVRSGELAPLTRRTIVDRAVLTRALAAVRQAGWAGETEEFRSGVAGIAAPIRAHGGLVVGAIGISGPVDRICDPQLRHRPSLVGHVRDAAHAVSRDLAGH; this is encoded by the coding sequence ATGCCGGGTCCGATTCAATCGATCGAGCGAGCGGCGGCCGTGCTGCGTCTGCTCGCCCGCGGTTCCGGCCGCCTCGGGGTCGGCGAGATCGCGGGTGCCCTCGATCTGGCCAAGCCGACCGCGCACGGCATCCTGCGCACCCTGCAGGGTGTCGGCTTCGTCGAACAGGATCAGGCCAGCGGCAAGTACCAGCTCGGCGCGGCCATACTGCATCTGGGCACCAGTTATCTCGACAACAACGAACTGCGCTCGCGGGCGATCAACTGGGCCGACGCACTGGCCGCGCGCACGGGGGCGTCGGTGCGGATCGGCGCGGCCGCCGACGGGAATGTGGTGGTCGTCCACCATGTCTTCCGGCCGGACAACACCGAACAGGCGCTCGAGGTCGGCGAACTGCTGCCGCCGCACGCGACCGCGCTGGGCAAGGTGCTGCTCGCCTACGATGCCGAGCTGGCCAACGTGGTTCGCAGTGGTGAGTTGGCACCGCTCACCCGCCGCACGATTGTCGACCGGGCGGTGCTCACCCGGGCGCTGGCCGCGGTCCGGCAGGCCGGGTGGGCGGGGGAGACCGAGGAATTCCGATCCGGCGTCGCGGGCATCGCGGCACCGATCCGGGCGCACGGCGGACTCGTGGTCGGCGCCATCGGGATCAGCGGCCCGGTCGACCGGATCTGCGATCCGCAGCTGCGGCACCGGCCGTCGCTGGTCGGGCACGTCCGCGACGCCGCGCACGCGGTATCGCGAGATCTCGCCGGACACTGA
- the ileS gene encoding isoleucine--tRNA ligase: MVHDDRPASPFSVLPTRIDLPEAESKIIDWWQERKIFARSLERTADGPRWGFYEGPPTANGSPGVHHVEARVFKDVFPRFKTMKGYSVPRRAGWDCHGLPVELAVEKELGLNGKPEIEKFGIAEFNARCRESVMRHVGEFEQLTERMGYWIDLADPYTTMSPEYIDSVWWSLKQIFDRGLLTEDFRVAPYCPRCGTTLSDHELAQGYETVTDPSVYVRLPLLEPVAGIDGVDLLIWTTTPWTLPANTAVAANPHVTYVVARTEAGTFLVAEPLLTAVLGEDTERLAEIAGAELAGLNYRPAFDLVDIPNAHLIVLADYVTTSDGTGLVHQAPAFGADDLVVCQANGLPLVNPIESNGRFFDDLQLIGGMFFKDADPVLIQELEQRGLLLRRTDFEHSYPHCWRCHTRLMYYAQPSWYIRTTAVREQLHRENQRTNWFPETIKNGRFGNWLDNNIDWAVSRSRYWGTPLPLWRCTNGHVTAIGSRTELGRLSGTDVSAIDPHRPYIDAIGFPCPECDTTATRVPEVIDAWYDSGSMPFAALGYPHVENSVEAFERDYPAQYICEAIDQTRGWFYTMMAVGTLVFDRSSYENVVCLGHILADDGRKMSKHLGNVLAPIPLMNAHGADALRWFMACSGSPWSARRVGPGPLDEISRRLLMTYWNTAAFFALYASNSEWRPETVNPPAERPVLDRWILSELHTLAGEVDARLESYDTTGAGRLLSEFVDALSNWYVRRSRQRFWAGEQDALSTLFECLDVCTRLLAPFVPFITEQVWQDVVRPGDPLAPESVHLAEWPVVDPTVIDRSLAEQVRIAQALAEAGRAARKASKVRVRQPLARAFVGLAPGVDLPRDLLGEVADELNVKSLERLRTATTVLDISVKANFRALGKRFGKQTQAAADAVHRADAQKLVDQLRENGSAVIDFEGTEIALGPDDVIVSELPRSGWVVESQRGVTIALDIEITPELAAEGIARDIVRVVQNARRDSGLDVSDRIALTIAATDDVLAAAKQHAAIIAHETLATALDFADSIEGGFVGTVGDGIEITVRTVKP, encoded by the coding sequence ATGGTCCACGACGATCGGCCTGCGTCACCCTTCAGCGTCCTGCCGACGCGAATCGACCTGCCCGAGGCCGAATCGAAGATTATCGACTGGTGGCAGGAGCGGAAGATCTTCGCGCGCAGTCTCGAGCGGACCGCTGACGGGCCGCGCTGGGGGTTCTACGAAGGCCCGCCTACCGCGAACGGCTCGCCGGGGGTTCATCACGTCGAGGCCCGGGTGTTCAAGGATGTGTTCCCGCGGTTCAAGACCATGAAGGGGTATTCGGTGCCGCGCCGAGCGGGCTGGGACTGCCATGGGCTTCCGGTCGAACTGGCGGTGGAGAAGGAACTGGGGCTCAACGGCAAACCGGAGATCGAGAAATTCGGTATCGCCGAGTTCAACGCTCGTTGCCGCGAATCGGTGATGCGGCACGTGGGCGAGTTCGAGCAGTTGACCGAACGAATGGGGTACTGGATCGACCTGGCCGACCCGTACACGACGATGTCGCCGGAGTACATCGATAGTGTGTGGTGGTCGCTGAAGCAGATCTTCGATCGCGGTCTGCTCACGGAGGATTTCCGCGTCGCCCCGTACTGCCCGCGCTGCGGTACGACGCTGTCCGATCATGAGCTCGCGCAGGGCTACGAGACCGTCACCGACCCGTCGGTATACGTGCGCCTGCCGCTACTCGAGCCGGTCGCCGGGATCGACGGCGTCGACCTGCTGATCTGGACGACGACACCGTGGACCCTGCCGGCGAACACCGCCGTCGCCGCCAACCCGCATGTCACCTACGTTGTCGCGCGAACCGAGGCCGGGACGTTCCTCGTCGCCGAGCCGCTCCTGACCGCCGTCCTGGGCGAGGACACCGAGCGACTCGCCGAGATCGCCGGTGCAGAGCTCGCAGGCCTGAACTACCGCCCGGCATTCGACCTCGTCGACATCCCGAACGCACACCTGATCGTGTTGGCCGACTACGTCACCACCTCCGACGGCACCGGCCTGGTCCACCAGGCTCCGGCCTTCGGCGCCGACGACCTCGTCGTATGTCAGGCCAACGGGCTGCCGCTGGTCAATCCGATCGAATCCAACGGACGCTTCTTCGATGACCTCCAGTTGATCGGCGGGATGTTCTTCAAAGACGCCGACCCGGTGCTGATCCAGGAACTCGAGCAGCGTGGACTCCTGTTGCGCCGCACGGATTTCGAACACAGCTACCCGCATTGCTGGCGTTGCCATACGCGGTTGATGTACTACGCCCAGCCGTCGTGGTACATCCGCACCACGGCCGTACGTGAGCAGTTGCACCGCGAGAACCAGCGGACGAATTGGTTCCCCGAAACGATCAAGAACGGCCGGTTCGGCAACTGGCTCGACAACAATATCGACTGGGCCGTTTCCCGCAGTCGCTACTGGGGGACGCCACTTCCGTTGTGGCGCTGCACCAATGGGCACGTCACCGCCATCGGATCACGGACCGAACTCGGTCGCCTGTCCGGCACTGACGTATCGGCGATCGATCCGCACCGGCCCTATATCGACGCCATCGGCTTCCCGTGCCCGGAGTGCGACACCACCGCCACCCGGGTACCGGAGGTCATCGACGCCTGGTACGACTCGGGCTCGATGCCGTTCGCCGCGCTGGGATATCCACATGTCGAAAACAGCGTCGAAGCGTTCGAACGTGACTACCCGGCGCAGTACATCTGCGAAGCCATCGACCAGACCCGCGGCTGGTTCTACACCATGATGGCGGTCGGCACGCTGGTGTTCGACCGGTCCTCCTACGAGAACGTCGTCTGCCTCGGCCATATCCTGGCCGACGACGGCCGCAAGATGAGCAAGCACCTCGGCAATGTGCTGGCCCCGATCCCGCTGATGAACGCACACGGCGCGGATGCGCTGCGCTGGTTCATGGCGTGCTCGGGTTCGCCGTGGTCGGCCCGTCGGGTCGGTCCTGGCCCACTCGATGAAATCTCGCGACGGCTGCTGATGACCTACTGGAACACCGCCGCGTTCTTCGCACTGTATGCGAGCAACTCCGAGTGGCGCCCGGAGACGGTGAACCCGCCCGCCGAGCGCCCGGTTCTGGATCGCTGGATCCTGAGTGAACTGCACACGCTGGCGGGTGAGGTGGACGCCAGGCTGGAGTCATACGACACGACCGGCGCCGGTCGGTTGCTGTCGGAATTCGTTGACGCGCTGTCGAATTGGTACGTGCGACGGTCACGTCAACGCTTCTGGGCCGGCGAACAGGACGCGCTGTCGACATTGTTCGAATGCCTGGACGTATGCACTCGGCTGCTGGCTCCATTCGTCCCGTTCATCACCGAACAGGTGTGGCAGGACGTCGTACGGCCCGGTGACCCGCTGGCGCCGGAGTCGGTGCATCTTGCCGAATGGCCCGTCGTCGATCCCACAGTGATCGACCGGTCCCTCGCCGAGCAGGTGCGCATCGCCCAGGCACTGGCCGAAGCCGGGCGCGCCGCGCGCAAGGCCAGCAAGGTGCGTGTGCGCCAGCCGCTGGCGCGGGCGTTCGTCGGGTTGGCGCCCGGTGTCGACCTCCCGCGCGACCTGTTGGGCGAAGTAGCCGACGAACTCAACGTCAAGAGCCTCGAGCGATTGCGAACGGCGACAACGGTTCTCGACATCAGCGTGAAGGCGAACTTCCGTGCGCTCGGCAAACGGTTCGGCAAACAGACGCAGGCCGCCGCCGACGCTGTGCACCGCGCGGACGCCCAGAAACTCGTCGACCAGCTACGCGAAAACGGTTCCGCGGTAATCGACTTCGAGGGCACGGAAATCGCCCTCGGCCCCGACGATGTGATCGTTTCGGAACTGCCCCGAAGCGGATGGGTCGTCGAATCGCAGCGCGGAGTCACGATCGCGCTCGATATCGAGATCACCCCTGAACTCGCCGCCGAAGGCATCGCCCGCGACATCGTACGAGTGGTCCAAAATGCCCGCCGCGATTCCGGACTGGACGTATCCGACCGCATCGCACTCACCATCGCGGCCACCGACGACGTACTGGCCGCCGCGAAACAACACGCGGCCATCATCGCCCACGAAACACTGGCGACAGCACTGGACTTCGCGGATTCCATCGAAGGCGGGTTCGTCGGAACAGTAGGCGACGGCATCGAGATCACCGTGCGAACCGTCAAACCCTGA